The Equus asinus isolate D_3611 breed Donkey chromosome 4, EquAss-T2T_v2, whole genome shotgun sequence genome has a segment encoding these proteins:
- the NEUROD1 gene encoding neurogenic differentiation factor 1, protein MTKSYSESGLMGEPQPQGPPSWTDECLSSQDEEHEADKKEDDLEAMNAEEDSLRNGGEEEDEDEDLEEEEEEEEEDDDQKPKRRGPKKKKMTKARLERFKLRRMKANARERNRMHGLNAALDNLRKVVPCYSKTQKLSKIETLRLAKNYIWALSEILRSGKSPDLVSFVQTLCKGLSQPTTNLVAGCLQLNPRTFLPEQNQDMPPHLPTASASFPVHPYSYQSPGLPSPPYGTMDSSHVFHVKPPPHAYSAALEPFFESPLTDCTSPSFDGPLSPPLSINGNFSFKHEPSAEFEKNYAFTMHYPAATLAGSQSHGSIFSGAAAPRCEIPIDNIMSFDSHSHHERVMSAQLNAIFHD, encoded by the coding sequence ATGACCAAATCGTACAGCGAGAGCGGGCTGATGGGAGAGCCTCAGCCCCAGGGTCCTCCAAGCTGGACAGACGAGTGTCTCAGTTCTCAGGACGAGGAGCACGAGGCAGACAAGAAGGAGGACGACCTCGAAGCCATGAACGCGGAAGAGGACTCACTGAGGAacgggggagaggaggaggacgaggacgAAGatctggaagaggaggaagaggaggaagaggaagacgaTGATCAAAAGCCCAAGAGACGTGGccccaaaaagaagaagatgaccAAGGCTCGCCTGGAGCGTTTTAAGCTGAGGCGCATGAAGGCCAACGCCCGGGAGCGGAACCGCATGCATGGGTTGAACGCGGCGCTGGACAATCTGCGCAAAGTGGTGCCCTGCTACTCCAAGACGCAGAAGCTGTCCAAAATCGAGACGCTGCGCTTGGCGAAGAACTACATCTGGGCTCTGTCAGAGATCCTGCGTTCCGGCAAAAGCCCTGATCTGGTCTCCTTCGTACAGACGCTCTGCAAGGGCTTATCCCAGCCCACCACCAACCTGGTTGCAGGCTGCCTACAGCTCAATCCTCGGACTTTTCTGCCTGAGCAGAACCAGGACATGCCCCCACATCTGCCTACAGCCAGCGCTTCCTTCCCCGTGCACCCCTACTCTTACCAGTCGCCGGGTCTGCCCAGCCCGCCCTACGGTACCATGGACAGCTCCCACGTCTTCCACGTCAAGCCGCCGCCGCATGCCTACAGCGCAGCGCTAGAGCCCTTCTTTGAAAGCCCCCTGACTGATTGCACCAGCCCTTCCTTTGACGGACCCCTCAGCCCGCCGCTCAGCATCAATGGAAACTTCTCTTTCAAACACGAACCGTCCGCCGAGTTTGAGAAAAATTATGCCTTTACCATGCACTACCCTGCAGCGACCCTGGCAGGGTCCCAAAGCCACGGATCAATCTTCTCGGGCGCCGCTGCCCCTCGTTGCGAGATCCCTATAGACAATATTATGTCCTTCGATAGCCATTCACATCATGAGCGAGTCATGAGTGCCCAGCTCAATGCCATCTTTCACGATTAG